The following are encoded together in the Candidatus Tumulicola sp. genome:
- a CDS encoding DUF5671 domain-containing protein: protein MTAPATPSSQDQLRGFLQSAKQRGVSDESLVSLLRHRGFSERSIYRGLAAYYEEVLGEPVPSRGLDVENARDAFYYLLNFITLAFWTIALGQIFYLLIERRFPDALDAGWMSSIRDELAGQLAAVIVTFPVFLVVHSLIQRQLRKRPDLYYSPVRRWLTYVALVLAAIVLVADAVWFVTSFLQGQLSVRFVLDSLVLLVLGGGVFLYYLMTMEPPTTRA from the coding sequence ATGACCGCGCCGGCTACGCCGTCTTCGCAAGATCAGCTGCGCGGGTTTTTGCAATCCGCCAAACAACGCGGCGTTTCGGACGAGTCGCTCGTTTCGTTGCTCCGGCATCGCGGATTTTCGGAGCGATCGATCTATCGCGGGCTGGCGGCGTACTACGAAGAGGTTTTGGGCGAGCCGGTCCCCTCTCGCGGACTCGACGTCGAAAACGCGCGCGACGCATTCTACTACTTGCTGAATTTCATCACGCTGGCATTTTGGACGATCGCGCTCGGCCAGATCTTTTACCTGCTGATCGAACGCCGATTTCCGGACGCGCTCGATGCGGGTTGGATGTCATCGATACGCGATGAACTCGCCGGACAGCTCGCCGCCGTCATCGTTACGTTTCCAGTCTTCTTGGTCGTCCATTCGCTCATTCAACGGCAGTTGCGAAAGCGGCCGGATCTTTATTATTCGCCAGTACGACGCTGGTTGACGTACGTGGCGCTCGTATTGGCCGCGATCGTGTTGGTTGCCGATGCCGTTTGGTTCGTTACGAGTTTTCTGCAAGGGCAGTTGAGCGTGCGGTTCGTTCTCGATTCGCTCGTGTTACTGGTCCTCGGCGGCGGCGTGTTCCTCTACTACCTCATGACGATGGAGCCGCCGACGACCCGCGCGTGA
- a CDS encoding alkaline phosphatase family protein: MTATSLRLRALRVAAPLLVASLGLSACNSASVPSGAAPAQAQTMRNAAIVHAPPGFEKIGHIIVIYQENWPLTGLYGQYAGADGVAPGTTVTQNDWRGKPLTSVPQPLDYNGNPDNRFPSSLPVQTYLASQYVPAAEKTGDIVHRYYHEMYQIDGGKMDKFVTYSDNGGLVLSQYDVRSLPEGDLAKQYTLASHYFHSAFGGSFLNHQYLICACAPTWPNAPSDYISVPSKNPAKLNDNHVTPDGYVVNTSYSIYQPHPAGMSSDDLVPPQTAPTIGDRLNGANVSWKWYSGGWDAALAGHPSPLFQFHHQPFAYYQNYGDGTKLRAEHLQDLKNFKRDIADGKLPQVVFIKQIGQDNEHPGYSSLLHGQLAAMGLVDMVRQSPYWKDSVVILTYDENGGRWDPIGPPQIDKWGPGSRVPAIIVSPFARKHFIDSTQYETASILALIEQRFGLKPLAKRDKLANPFTNAFDFTQK, encoded by the coding sequence ATGACCGCTACTTCTTTACGTTTGCGCGCGCTTCGTGTCGCCGCGCCATTGCTCGTAGCCTCGCTCGGCCTATCGGCCTGCAACTCGGCGTCGGTTCCATCCGGCGCGGCCCCGGCGCAAGCGCAGACCATGCGCAACGCCGCGATCGTTCACGCTCCGCCCGGATTTGAGAAGATCGGGCACATCATCGTGATTTATCAAGAAAACTGGCCGCTGACCGGGTTGTACGGCCAATATGCCGGTGCCGATGGCGTCGCTCCGGGCACGACGGTAACGCAGAACGACTGGCGCGGAAAGCCGTTGACCAGCGTACCGCAGCCGCTCGACTATAACGGAAATCCCGACAACCGTTTTCCGTCCTCGTTGCCGGTGCAAACGTACTTGGCTTCGCAGTATGTGCCCGCGGCCGAAAAGACCGGCGACATCGTGCACAGGTATTATCACGAAATGTACCAGATCGATGGCGGCAAGATGGATAAGTTCGTGACGTACAGCGACAACGGCGGCTTGGTGCTGAGCCAGTACGACGTGCGTTCGCTTCCCGAAGGCGATCTCGCCAAGCAGTATACGCTCGCGTCGCATTACTTTCACAGCGCGTTCGGTGGCTCGTTCCTCAATCATCAATACTTGATCTGCGCTTGCGCGCCCACGTGGCCGAACGCTCCCAGCGATTACATTTCGGTGCCGAGTAAGAACCCGGCCAAGCTCAACGATAACCACGTCACGCCGGACGGCTACGTGGTCAACACGTCGTATTCGATCTACCAGCCGCATCCGGCCGGCATGTCGTCGGACGATTTGGTTCCTCCGCAAACCGCTCCGACGATCGGCGACCGCTTGAACGGCGCGAATGTTAGCTGGAAGTGGTACTCGGGCGGTTGGGATGCCGCGCTCGCAGGCCACCCGTCACCGCTGTTCCAGTTCCACCATCAACCTTTCGCGTACTATCAAAATTATGGCGACGGCACCAAGCTACGCGCCGAACATCTACAAGACCTGAAGAACTTCAAGCGCGATATCGCCGACGGCAAACTGCCGCAGGTTGTCTTCATCAAACAGATCGGACAGGACAACGAACATCCAGGCTACTCGTCGCTTCTGCACGGCCAACTCGCTGCAATGGGCTTAGTCGACATGGTTCGCCAGAGCCCGTATTGGAAAGACTCGGTCGTCATTCTGACCTATGACGAAAATGGCGGCCGTTGGGATCCGATCGGGCCGCCACAGATCGATAAGTGGGGACCGGGCAGCCGCGTTCCAGCGATCATCGTCTCGCCCTTTGCCAGGAAGCACTTCATCGACAGCACCCAATACGAAACGGCTTCGATCCTCGCTCTGATCGAACAGCGCTTCGGACTGAAGCCGTTGGCGAAACGCGACAAGCTCGCGAATCCGTTTACCAACGCGTTCGACTTCACTCAGAAATAA
- a CDS encoding nuclear transport factor 2 family protein, translating into MQRFSIATLCSVIVFIASLVPAPARADASPDAQAVLAQEGRWLTAIVAGDRRTVDAILSHDPEFTHITADGKLLYRAQELAATKKEAFTMKATAQTVDFVSNVAIVHGVNSITHSHHPTERVRFTDVFIRRGTIWQAVSAQESPIVGNP; encoded by the coding sequence ATGCAGCGATTTTCGATTGCGACGCTGTGTAGCGTCATTGTTTTCATCGCATCCCTTGTTCCGGCGCCGGCGCGAGCCGATGCGTCGCCCGATGCGCAAGCCGTTCTGGCCCAAGAGGGCCGCTGGCTGACGGCCATCGTCGCGGGTGACCGTCGAACGGTCGACGCGATCCTCAGTCACGACCCCGAATTCACGCATATTACCGCAGACGGCAAACTACTCTACCGCGCTCAGGAGCTGGCGGCGACGAAGAAAGAAGCGTTCACGATGAAAGCCACCGCTCAAACGGTCGATTTTGTCTCCAATGTGGCGATCGTTCACGGCGTCAATTCGATTACGCACTCGCATCATCCGACCGAACGCGTCCGTTTTACCGACGTCTTCATTCGTCGCGGCACGATCTGGCAGGCCGTGTCGGCGCAAGAATCACCGATCGTAGGCAACCCATGA
- a CDS encoding FAD binding domain-containing protein, which yields MNLNTVTTVKRPHSLQEIDGWRAGDAWLAGGTWLFSEPQLHTDTLIDLETLRWPALTEREDELEIGATCRIAELYAYRARSEWIAASLVGECCRSFLSSFKIWNEATVGGNIVMSLPAGPMISLAAALEAVYELWPLDGDPRRVPAVDFVTGNHANVLAPGELLRSIRLPATALRKRHAFRRASLTHLGRSSVLLIGTRATDEILLTITAATLRPVQLRLEPALSAHDVRRRIDAAIPDEMYLADVHGSPSHRKHLTHHFGAQIVAELGI from the coding sequence GTGAACCTTAACACGGTCACGACCGTCAAGCGTCCGCATTCGCTGCAAGAAATCGACGGCTGGCGCGCGGGCGACGCCTGGCTGGCGGGCGGAACGTGGCTGTTTTCCGAGCCGCAGCTTCACACCGACACGCTGATCGATTTGGAAACGTTACGCTGGCCCGCGCTGACCGAGCGTGAAGACGAATTGGAAATCGGCGCTACCTGTCGCATCGCCGAACTGTATGCATATCGAGCGCGCTCCGAGTGGATCGCCGCTTCGTTGGTCGGCGAGTGTTGCCGGTCGTTTCTTTCGTCGTTCAAAATTTGGAACGAGGCGACGGTCGGTGGAAATATCGTTATGTCGCTCCCGGCCGGACCGATGATCTCGCTCGCGGCCGCGCTCGAAGCCGTTTACGAACTCTGGCCGCTCGATGGCGATCCGCGTCGCGTACCCGCGGTCGATTTCGTTACCGGCAATCACGCGAACGTGCTCGCGCCGGGCGAATTGCTGCGAAGCATTCGTTTGCCGGCTACGGCGTTGCGTAAGCGGCACGCGTTCCGGCGGGCATCGTTAACGCATCTCGGGCGATCGTCGGTGTTATTAATCGGAACCCGCGCGACCGATGAAATATTGTTGACGATCACGGCTGCCACGCTACGTCCGGTGCAGCTTCGGCTGGAGCCGGCGCTTTCGGCACACGATGTGCGCCGTCGAATCGACGCGGCGATTCCCGACGAAATGTATCTTGCTGACGTTCACGGCTCGCCGTCGCATCGCAAGCATCTGACGCATCATTTCGGAGCACAGATCGTTGCGGAGCTCGGCATATGA
- a CDS encoding molybdopterin cofactor-binding domain-containing protein, whose amino-acid sequence MKLTVNGKTFSATPAPGQCLRTFVRDLGWYGTKKGCDGGDCGACTVWVDDKPVHSCLYPAFRTEGKTVTTIEGLAQPDGALHPMQQAFLNAQSFQCGYCAAGMIMTGAALTDEQKCDLPQSMKGNLCRCTGYESIRDAFAGKVNVSSDFAGTSTGHSVPNPFARDIVTGHARYTSDIAPLDGMLHLKVLRSPHAHARITAIDRSKALATPGVVDVFTWEDVPRKRYTTAIHEDNRVDPDDMYLLDNVARFVGQRIAAVVAETEAAAEEGCRNLNVTYEVLPAVFDPEEAMLPGAPQLHDKGEFSRAMHPEQNIFVEMHGETGDLVAGFAQADAIYEDTYYASRQQHVHLETMQSISWRGEDGRYHVRTSSQGPFIVKSKLCFLFGLNLADVHIFCERVGGGFGGKQDMMSEDLPLLATLKTGRPVQWEFTREEQFTGATTKHPMNVQLKIGATKDGVLTAMQWRVVSNTGAYGNHGGETLANAMSGPWGLYKCPNKKGDGYAVYTNLQCGGGFRGYGTSQTTFAIESAIDELARILDIDPITIRRTNMVGPYDEIAAASPEISDLTIGSYGLDQCLDAVERAMQERKGRAKPEGDDWLEGSGVAISMLDCVPPTEQRSGSEVTLLENGRYRFTVGSTEIGNGLITAQQQVVAQVLGCSTDRVDFINADTDRTPYDSGTFASVGMMVPTKAVENAAVALRERMVSFAARFTGERPERLSLDSDGISNGDTSISLQELHALGVGSNVEFSSFRKAYGSPRTVAFFAYGVRLAVHRITGEIVILYNIEAVDAGVVMNPHQLRGQVVGGAVLGIGYALQEKMVYDDAGTVVNPTLRNYRIPAMADAPDMDVFYAETHDRIGPMGAKSVAENTNNPVAPAIGNALRDATGVRFTSLPFTEDRIFDRLSDAG is encoded by the coding sequence ATGAAGCTGACGGTGAACGGCAAGACGTTTTCGGCTACACCGGCTCCCGGACAATGTCTTCGAACATTCGTGCGCGACCTGGGCTGGTATGGAACGAAGAAGGGCTGCGACGGCGGTGACTGCGGCGCATGTACGGTATGGGTCGACGACAAACCCGTGCACAGCTGTTTGTATCCGGCGTTTCGAACCGAGGGTAAAACCGTAACGACGATCGAGGGGCTGGCGCAACCCGACGGCGCGCTACATCCGATGCAGCAGGCATTTCTCAATGCGCAGAGCTTTCAGTGCGGATATTGCGCCGCCGGGATGATCATGACCGGCGCGGCGTTGACCGACGAACAGAAATGCGATCTGCCGCAATCAATGAAGGGCAACCTTTGCCGGTGCACCGGTTACGAATCGATTCGCGACGCGTTCGCAGGCAAGGTCAACGTCTCGAGCGACTTTGCGGGCACTTCGACCGGTCACAGCGTTCCCAATCCGTTCGCTCGCGACATCGTAACCGGTCACGCCCGTTACACCAGCGATATTGCGCCGCTCGATGGCATGCTCCATCTTAAGGTGCTGCGCTCGCCGCACGCGCATGCGCGTATCACGGCGATCGATCGGAGTAAAGCGCTAGCAACGCCCGGTGTTGTCGACGTTTTCACGTGGGAAGACGTGCCGCGAAAGCGCTATACGACGGCGATCCATGAGGACAACCGGGTCGACCCCGACGATATGTATTTGCTGGACAACGTGGCCCGCTTCGTTGGCCAGCGAATTGCCGCCGTCGTGGCCGAAACCGAGGCCGCCGCCGAGGAAGGCTGCCGGAACCTCAACGTGACGTACGAGGTGCTTCCGGCGGTCTTCGATCCGGAGGAAGCGATGCTTCCGGGGGCACCGCAGCTGCACGATAAAGGCGAGTTCTCCCGGGCGATGCATCCCGAGCAGAATATCTTCGTCGAGATGCACGGCGAAACTGGCGACCTTGTCGCCGGATTCGCGCAAGCGGACGCGATCTACGAAGACACGTATTACGCCTCCCGCCAACAACACGTTCACCTCGAGACGATGCAGTCGATTTCGTGGCGCGGCGAAGACGGGCGCTATCACGTGCGAACGAGTTCGCAAGGTCCGTTTATCGTCAAGTCAAAGCTCTGTTTCTTGTTTGGCCTTAATCTGGCCGACGTGCACATATTTTGCGAGCGAGTCGGCGGCGGTTTCGGCGGCAAACAAGACATGATGAGCGAGGATCTGCCCTTGCTCGCGACCCTCAAGACCGGCCGTCCGGTACAATGGGAGTTTACGCGCGAAGAGCAGTTTACCGGCGCCACTACCAAACACCCGATGAACGTGCAACTGAAAATTGGGGCGACCAAGGACGGCGTGCTGACGGCCATGCAGTGGCGCGTCGTTTCGAATACCGGCGCGTACGGAAATCACGGTGGCGAAACGCTAGCCAACGCCATGTCGGGACCGTGGGGGCTGTACAAGTGTCCGAATAAAAAGGGCGATGGCTACGCGGTGTACACCAATCTGCAGTGCGGTGGCGGCTTTCGCGGCTACGGCACGAGTCAGACTACCTTCGCGATCGAATCGGCGATCGACGAACTCGCGCGGATCCTCGACATCGATCCGATTACGATCCGCCGGACGAACATGGTCGGACCGTACGACGAGATCGCGGCCGCCTCTCCGGAGATCAGCGACTTAACGATCGGAAGTTACGGTCTCGATCAATGCCTCGACGCGGTCGAACGAGCGATGCAAGAGCGTAAAGGTCGCGCCAAACCCGAGGGCGACGATTGGCTAGAAGGCAGCGGAGTTGCGATCTCGATGCTGGATTGCGTGCCGCCGACCGAGCAACGCTCGGGGTCGGAAGTGACGCTGCTCGAGAACGGACGGTATCGCTTCACGGTTGGCTCGACCGAAATTGGGAACGGCTTGATCACGGCACAACAGCAAGTCGTCGCTCAAGTCTTAGGCTGCTCGACCGATCGTGTCGATTTTATCAACGCCGATACGGATCGCACGCCGTACGACAGCGGGACGTTCGCAAGCGTCGGCATGATGGTGCCGACGAAAGCGGTCGAGAACGCCGCGGTCGCATTACGCGAGCGCATGGTCTCGTTCGCGGCGCGGTTTACAGGCGAACGCCCCGAGCGGCTCAGCCTCGATAGCGACGGTATTAGCAATGGAGACACATCGATCTCGCTGCAAGAATTGCACGCCCTGGGGGTCGGTAGCAACGTTGAGTTCAGCTCGTTTCGCAAGGCGTACGGGTCGCCGCGGACGGTGGCGTTCTTCGCCTACGGTGTGCGGCTGGCCGTACACCGGATCACCGGTGAAATCGTTATTCTGTATAATATCGAGGCGGTCGATGCGGGCGTCGTGATGAATCCGCACCAACTGCGCGGGCAGGTGGTCGGGGGAGCGGTCCTCGGCATCGGCTACGCGTTGCAGGAGAAGATGGTGTATGACGACGCCGGCACGGTCGTGAACCCAACGCTGCGCAACTACCGAATTCCCGCGATGGCCGACGCGCCCGACATGGACGTGTTCTATGCCGAAACGCACGATCGCATCGGGCCGATGGGCGCTAAATCGGTCGCGGAAAATACCAACAACCCGGTCGCGCCCGCGATCGGCAACGCGCTTCGCGATGCTACCGGCGTGCGTTTCACCAGTCTTCCGTTCACGGAAGATCGCATCTTCGATCGACTGAGCGATGCCGGATAA
- a CDS encoding multicopper oxidase family protein — translation MRHNRAMHRRSFVPLVVAVLAGCSSHAASTAGSATIPSTSTVPEVRSRNGVVSFSLDAVIDPKTKAPAFEYDGQIGVTPTIRVQPGEAIHIVVHNRMPAGQTSPDFINLHFHGLTVSPDPPSDDAMRDAAPGASIVYDVRIARTQPPGLYWYHPHVHGSTYWQITSGMSGALVVEGLQTHLPALARMRERILVLRNVQTDPDIDGIPIVARPAALRDYVIAGRRRAGRRTAIDDDDAAGLPCAPLAGMQTTLDGRAQATLGIDPGERQLFRVVNATAGRYYDLHVDGEELQLVAIDGVPLDAAPGAPAARSVSHYLLAPAARAEFVVTGQSQPAKLASSCYTSGDAGDRDPAVTLATLRSDGHAPAGSDVDPLSAGVRPLAADTSALPVPVADRHVDFTENADGFYINNHRYVMGEPPSMTAHTGSIERWTLRNFTAEVHDFHIHQVHFLVESIDGKPASPPYWADTVTVPPAFYPHRGVTPGTVVVLMDFRNPVIKGTFLYHCHILDHEDGGMMASIRVL, via the coding sequence GTGCGCCATAATCGAGCGATGCACCGCCGTTCGTTCGTACCGCTCGTTGTTGCCGTTCTCGCCGGCTGTTCGTCGCATGCTGCGTCTACCGCTGGCTCTGCGACGATTCCGTCGACGTCCACCGTCCCCGAAGTTCGATCGCGGAACGGAGTCGTTTCGTTTTCGCTCGACGCGGTCATCGATCCCAAGACGAAGGCGCCGGCCTTTGAATACGACGGACAGATCGGGGTTACGCCCACCATCCGCGTGCAACCCGGCGAAGCGATTCACATCGTCGTTCACAACCGAATGCCCGCCGGACAAACGTCCCCGGATTTCATCAACCTGCACTTTCACGGTTTGACCGTCTCGCCGGATCCACCATCGGACGACGCGATGCGCGACGCGGCGCCCGGAGCGTCGATCGTCTATGACGTCCGCATCGCCCGAACGCAGCCGCCCGGATTGTATTGGTACCACCCGCACGTGCACGGCTCGACGTATTGGCAAATCACCAGTGGGATGTCGGGCGCGCTCGTCGTCGAGGGCTTACAGACACATTTGCCCGCGCTGGCGCGCATGCGAGAGCGCATCCTGGTGTTGCGCAACGTGCAAACGGATCCGGATATCGACGGCATTCCGATCGTCGCGCGACCGGCAGCCCTGCGCGACTACGTCATCGCGGGCCGCCGTCGAGCCGGACGCCGAACGGCGATCGACGATGACGACGCAGCCGGATTGCCCTGTGCGCCGCTCGCCGGAATGCAAACGACGCTCGACGGCCGCGCGCAGGCAACGCTCGGGATCGATCCCGGAGAGCGTCAACTGTTTCGAGTGGTAAACGCGACGGCGGGACGCTACTACGACCTGCACGTCGACGGCGAGGAGCTACAGTTGGTCGCCATCGATGGAGTCCCACTCGATGCCGCCCCCGGCGCCCCGGCGGCTCGCAGCGTTTCGCACTACCTTCTCGCGCCGGCCGCGCGCGCAGAGTTCGTGGTGACGGGTCAATCGCAGCCGGCGAAGCTGGCCTCCAGCTGCTATACCTCGGGCGACGCCGGCGATCGCGATCCGGCCGTTACGTTGGCCACGTTGCGCTCCGACGGACACGCGCCGGCCGGTTCCGACGTCGATCCGTTGTCCGCCGGCGTTCGGCCGCTCGCAGCCGATACGTCCGCGTTGCCCGTGCCGGTCGCCGACCGTCATGTCGACTTCACCGAGAACGCCGACGGCTTCTATATCAACAACCACCGCTACGTAATGGGAGAGCCGCCTTCGATGACCGCTCATACCGGCTCGATCGAGCGCTGGACGCTCCGCAACTTTACTGCCGAAGTGCACGACTTTCACATCCATCAAGTGCACTTTTTAGTCGAGTCGATCGACGGCAAACCCGCGTCCCCGCCCTACTGGGCGGACACCGTCACCGTCCCGCCCGCATTCTATCCGCATCGCGGGGTGACGCCGGGAACCGTCGTCGTGCTCATGGACTTCCGCAACCCAGTCATCAAAGGAACGTTCCTCTATCATTGCCATATCCTGGATCACGAGGACGGCGGAATGATGGCTTCCATCCGAGTTCTTTAA
- a CDS encoding DUF190 domain-containing protein: protein MKRESTAKLVRIFLGESDRWKGQPLYIAVVEAMRAAGLAGATVFKGILGFGAHSVMHAARIVDLSSDLPIVIELVDTEEKVEAFLPTLDEMVSEGLVTIESVRVIAYKAGEPK, encoded by the coding sequence GTGAAACGCGAGAGTACCGCAAAGCTCGTCCGGATATTTCTCGGTGAATCGGACCGTTGGAAGGGTCAACCGCTCTACATCGCGGTCGTCGAAGCCATGCGCGCAGCCGGATTGGCCGGCGCAACCGTCTTCAAAGGCATCCTGGGTTTCGGCGCGCATTCGGTGATGCACGCAGCGCGCATCGTCGATCTCTCGTCGGATCTGCCGATCGTGATCGAACTGGTCGACACCGAAGAAAAGGTCGAAGCGTTTCTGCCGACGCTCGACGAGATGGTGTCGGAAGGGCTGGTAACGATCGAAAGCGTCCGCGTGATCGCATATAAGGCGGGCGAACCGAAATGA
- a CDS encoding CrcB family protein has translation MKLGAFAAVAAGGAIGSMLRYAIAIVMVERLGPGFPWHTALINVAGSFCIGVIAAYAQSSTGLSPYVGAFLTIGVLGGFTTFSTFSFDTVTLLSESPALAVAYCAGSVVLGVLAAIAGLAGGRAVLHAT, from the coding sequence ATGAAGCTGGGCGCATTTGCCGCGGTGGCCGCCGGCGGCGCGATCGGTTCGATGCTGCGCTACGCCATCGCAATCGTGATGGTCGAGCGACTCGGTCCCGGATTCCCGTGGCATACCGCGCTGATCAACGTTGCCGGATCGTTCTGCATCGGCGTTATCGCGGCGTACGCGCAATCCAGCACCGGTCTGTCGCCGTACGTCGGCGCGTTCCTTACCATCGGCGTTTTGGGCGGTTTTACGACCTTCTCGACGTTTAGCTTCGATACGGTGACGCTGCTTTCCGAAAGCCCGGCCCTCGCGGTCGCGTATTGTGCCGGAAGCGTCGTACTCGGAGTACTCGCGGCAATCGCCGGTTTAGCCGGCGGTCGCGCCGTGCTGCACGCCACCTAA
- a CDS encoding amidohydrolase family protein yields MAERHSATLFENVRVFTGADELSPPSSVLIAGNCIERIGHDLIGDSYDDVDVIDGAGRTLIPGLIDAHWHSMWATVPMQVLMTSDTGYINLLAAHTAEETLMRGFTTVRDAGGPVFGLKRAIDGGVVPGPRIYPSGALISQTSGHGDFRMPWDVPRAAGGQPTHMEREGHIAIADSPDEVRLRAREQLRLGATQIKLMAGGGVMSPHDPLDSTQFTPSEMRAAVEAAENWNTYVMVHAYTPRAIRQAVDAGVRCIEHGQMIDESTAELLARREIWLSLQPFLADEDSVATLSPQGHAKQREMTHGTATAYELAKRYGIKTAFGTDTLFEAKTAARQGAQLTKLLQWYKPAQILTMATRDNAELLAMCGPRNPYAGKLGVIEEGALADLLLVDGDPLANLRLIEDPSRNFVTIVKDGIVHKDLSGPER; encoded by the coding sequence ATGGCCGAGCGACACTCTGCGACGCTGTTCGAAAACGTGCGTGTATTCACCGGCGCCGACGAACTGTCGCCGCCGTCGAGCGTGCTGATTGCCGGCAATTGCATCGAGCGTATCGGACACGATCTGATCGGCGATTCTTACGATGACGTCGACGTCATCGACGGCGCAGGCCGAACGCTAATTCCCGGCCTGATCGACGCACACTGGCATAGCATGTGGGCGACGGTTCCGATGCAAGTGCTGATGACGTCGGATACGGGCTATATCAATTTGCTCGCTGCGCATACCGCGGAAGAGACGCTGATGCGCGGTTTTACAACCGTGCGCGATGCCGGCGGCCCCGTCTTCGGTCTCAAACGCGCGATCGACGGCGGCGTCGTACCGGGTCCTCGCATCTACCCGTCGGGTGCGTTGATTTCGCAGACATCGGGGCACGGCGATTTTCGTATGCCGTGGGACGTTCCACGTGCCGCCGGCGGACAACCGACACACATGGAACGCGAGGGGCACATCGCGATCGCGGACAGCCCCGACGAAGTGCGCTTGCGGGCGCGAGAACAATTGCGGTTGGGAGCCACGCAGATCAAACTCATGGCCGGCGGCGGCGTCATGTCGCCGCACGATCCGCTCGACTCGACGCAGTTCACACCGTCCGAAATGCGCGCAGCCGTCGAAGCCGCAGAAAATTGGAATACGTACGTGATGGTGCACGCGTACACACCGCGCGCCATTCGGCAGGCAGTCGACGCCGGCGTCCGCTGTATCGAACATGGCCAGATGATCGACGAATCGACCGCCGAACTGTTGGCGCGCCGCGAGATTTGGCTGAGCTTACAGCCGTTTCTCGCCGACGAAGATTCGGTAGCGACGCTGAGCCCGCAGGGACATGCCAAACAACGCGAGATGACGCACGGAACGGCCACGGCATACGAGCTTGCAAAGCGATACGGAATCAAAACGGCCTTCGGTACCGATACGCTGTTCGAAGCGAAAACCGCCGCGCGACAGGGCGCGCAGTTGACGAAACTGTTGCAGTGGTATAAACCGGCTCAGATACTCACGATGGCGACGCGCGATAACGCAGAGCTTCTGGCCATGTGCGGCCCGCGCAATCCGTACGCCGGCAAGCTCGGGGTTATCGAAGAGGGTGCGCTGGCCGACCTTCTATTGGTCGACGGGGACCCGCTCGCCAATCTGCGGCTGATCGAGGACCCGTCGCGCAATTTCGTAACGATCGTCAAAGACGGAATCGTCCACAAAGATCTCAGCGGCCCGGAGCGATAA
- a CDS encoding GNAT family N-acetyltransferase, translated as MNLRSCGEDDWVAWRAVRLAALTEAPYAFGSTLADWRDATEERWRQRLRSVPCNMVVAIDGVDVGMASGFPEEGNVLLISMWVAPSARGHGVGDRLIESVTEWARELGVPAVDLDVVESNLPAIALYRRNGFVDAGPSTHDQIEGVPQRRMIFYFGRD; from the coding sequence GTGAATCTTCGCAGCTGTGGCGAAGACGATTGGGTGGCGTGGCGTGCGGTGCGGTTAGCCGCGCTCACCGAAGCGCCGTACGCATTTGGCTCCACGCTGGCGGATTGGCGCGATGCAACCGAAGAGCGTTGGCGCCAACGCTTGCGCAGCGTTCCCTGTAATATGGTCGTTGCAATTGACGGTGTCGACGTTGGAATGGCTAGCGGTTTCCCCGAGGAAGGCAACGTGCTGCTCATCTCGATGTGGGTTGCACCATCCGCGCGAGGGCACGGCGTCGGCGACCGGCTCATCGAGTCGGTCACCGAATGGGCGCGCGAACTCGGCGTTCCGGCCGTCGACTTGGACGTCGTCGAGAGTAACTTACCCGCTATCGCTTTGTATCGGCGCAACGGTTTTGTCGACGCGGGTCCCAGCACGCACGATCAGATCGAAGGCGTACCGCAGCGGCGGATGATCTTCTACTTCGGTCGCGACTAG